The proteins below are encoded in one region of Syntrophotalea carbinolica DSM 2380:
- a CDS encoding phenylacetate--CoA ligase family protein produces the protein MYWKPEIEILPQQQLHILQAQRLQETLSRAANSPFYGQQFKQHGISAEMIKNVDDIRRLPFTTKEDLRSHFPYGFLTVPKQGAVRLHCSSGTTGNPTVIFHDNHDLSSWADLVARSLYCAGLRDTDVFQNICGYGLFTGGLGFQYGAERLGALVIPAAAGNTRRQIKLMQDFGTTAIHTIPSYLYRLYAAFQDMGLDPQHDTNLKLFVIGAEPHTDAQRRRIENLFGVKAFNSYGLSEMNGPGVAFECEYQNGLHVWEDAFLTEIIDPDTLEPVPDGEEGELVFTTLDRHAMPLLRYRTRDLTRFLPGDCPCGRTHRRLARISGRTDDMFIIKGCNVFPMQIEKVLMRFAEVGTDYIIALDTVDGNDEITVKIELQKSWFTGDLEALENLSRRIAHELRDEILVTPAIKLVEPGSLPKSEGKAIRVQDSRDPKEAL, from the coding sequence ATGTACTGGAAACCTGAAATTGAAATCCTGCCTCAGCAGCAACTGCACATCCTTCAGGCTCAGCGTCTGCAGGAAACTCTGAGCAGAGCCGCAAATTCGCCTTTTTATGGCCAACAGTTCAAACAGCATGGCATCTCAGCCGAGATGATTAAAAACGTCGACGATATACGACGCCTGCCCTTTACGACCAAAGAGGATCTGCGCAGCCACTTTCCATACGGTTTCCTGACCGTTCCGAAACAGGGAGCTGTTCGCCTGCACTGTTCCAGCGGGACCACCGGCAATCCAACGGTCATTTTTCACGACAATCACGATTTGAGTTCATGGGCGGATCTGGTGGCCCGCTCCCTCTATTGTGCCGGACTGCGCGACACCGACGTTTTCCAGAATATATGCGGTTACGGCTTGTTCACCGGCGGTCTCGGATTTCAGTACGGCGCGGAGCGTCTTGGCGCCCTCGTCATCCCCGCCGCCGCCGGCAACACGCGACGCCAGATCAAATTGATGCAGGATTTCGGCACAACGGCTATTCATACCATCCCCAGCTACCTGTACCGATTGTATGCCGCGTTTCAGGACATGGGGCTGGATCCGCAGCACGACACCAATCTCAAGCTGTTTGTCATCGGCGCGGAACCCCACACCGATGCTCAAAGACGCCGCATCGAGAATCTGTTCGGCGTCAAGGCGTTCAATTCCTACGGCCTGTCGGAAATGAACGGCCCGGGTGTTGCCTTCGAATGCGAGTATCAGAACGGCCTGCACGTCTGGGAGGATGCTTTTTTGACTGAAATCATCGATCCCGACACCCTGGAACCGGTTCCGGACGGCGAAGAAGGAGAATTGGTGTTCACTACTCTCGACCGTCACGCTATGCCGCTGCTGCGATACCGGACCCGGGATCTTACCCGTTTTCTGCCCGGCGACTGCCCCTGCGGCCGCACGCACCGAAGGCTGGCCCGCATCTCCGGACGAACCGATGACATGTTTATCATCAAGGGATGCAATGTCTTCCCCATGCAGATCGAAAAAGTATTGATGCGGTTTGCCGAAGTCGGTACCGATTACATCATCGCACTGGATACGGTAGACGGAAACGACGAAATCACCGTCAAGATTGAGCTTCAAAAATCATGGTTCACCGGAGATCTCGAGGCCCTGGAAAACCTTTCCCGGCGCATCGCCCATGAACTCCGTGACGAGATACTGGTCACACCTGCCATAAAGTTGGTTGAACCGGGAAGTCTGCCAAAGAGTGAAGGTAAAGCTATTCGGGTCCAGGATTCCCGTGACCCCAAGGAGGCGTTATGA
- a CDS encoding lytic transglycosylase domain-containing protein, producing MGGILSFDATACRADIYRYVDSHGVMHFTNTPTNSRYSFYLKESPTKRPGPKSLDDIIERYAVANRLEKALVRAVIKAESDYNPRAVSRKGAKGMMQLVPETAREMKVSDPFDPEDNIRGGTRYLRKMLDLFNGNLDLALAAYNAGPGAVRRHGGIPPYAETRQYVQRVKRFLQSYR from the coding sequence ATGGGAGGGATCTTATCCTTCGATGCCACTGCCTGCCGGGCGGATATCTACAGGTACGTCGACAGCCATGGCGTCATGCACTTCACCAACACACCCACCAATTCCCGATACAGCTTTTACCTCAAAGAATCTCCGACCAAACGGCCCGGTCCCAAAAGCCTTGATGACATCATCGAAAGATACGCCGTTGCCAACCGCCTGGAAAAGGCTCTGGTGCGGGCTGTCATCAAGGCTGAAAGCGACTACAATCCCCGTGCCGTGTCCCGCAAGGGGGCAAAAGGCATGATGCAACTGGTTCCCGAAACGGCCCGGGAAATGAAGGTCTCCGACCCTTTCGACCCCGAGGATAACATCCGTGGAGGCACACGCTACTTACGCAAAATGCTTGACCTTTTCAACGGCAATCTCGATTTGGCCCTGGCCGCCTACAATGCCGGCCCGGGTGCGGTTCGCAGGCATGGCGGCATCCCCCCCTACGCCGAGACCCGTCAATACGTCCAGCGTGTCAAACGTTTCCTTCAATCCTATCGCTAA
- a CDS encoding glycoside hydrolase family 3 N-terminal domain-containing protein: protein MALRLILSCIGIIVASWALPVHAATGSVHKAAARAQAKLPLGQLLMVGFAGADLDKHHPILEDIKQRHLGGVVLFNYGPDRNHPAGNIRSPQQLRRLTAQLQQAAGNTPLLIAIDQEGGRINRLKQAYGFPPTVSYASLGRRNDLALTRRQAQNTARTLQQAGINLNLSPVVDLNVNPANPIIGRLQRSFSAEPGTVISHAREVIRAHHQQGVLCCLKHFPGHGSSTADSHKGFVDVTNTWSPRELLPFATLIDEGLADAVLTAHVFNSELDPRYPATLSERTVHGVLRKQLGFQGVVISDDLTMGAIADQYRLEDAVEKALNAGVDILLLADNSPDTTSRMIAIMQKLIDSGRVTRKRIVQALKRIDDLKSHLRSNIQRQP from the coding sequence ATGGCGCTACGTCTGATACTATCATGCATCGGGATCATAGTTGCCAGCTGGGCCCTCCCCGTTCACGCCGCTACCGGATCCGTGCATAAAGCAGCCGCCCGCGCCCAGGCGAAGCTGCCTCTGGGGCAATTGCTCATGGTCGGGTTTGCCGGTGCGGATCTTGACAAGCACCACCCCATCCTTGAGGACATAAAGCAACGCCATCTCGGCGGGGTGGTGTTATTCAATTACGGTCCGGACCGCAACCATCCCGCAGGCAATATCCGCTCGCCGCAACAACTGCGGCGGCTTACCGCACAACTTCAGCAAGCCGCCGGAAACACACCGCTGCTGATTGCCATTGACCAGGAGGGCGGTCGCATCAACCGCCTCAAACAGGCGTATGGCTTTCCTCCCACCGTGTCGTATGCATCATTGGGGCGACGCAATGATCTTGCCCTTACCCGCCGCCAGGCCCAAAATACGGCTCGAACACTGCAACAAGCCGGCATCAATCTCAACCTCAGTCCGGTCGTGGATCTGAACGTCAACCCAGCCAATCCCATCATCGGCAGGCTGCAAAGAAGCTTTTCCGCAGAGCCAGGAACCGTCATATCCCATGCCCGCGAAGTTATCCGTGCCCATCACCAACAGGGTGTCCTCTGCTGCTTGAAACACTTCCCCGGCCATGGCAGTTCAACAGCCGATTCCCACAAAGGGTTCGTGGACGTAACGAACACCTGGAGCCCCAGGGAATTATTGCCCTTTGCCACCCTGATCGATGAAGGTCTGGCCGATGCGGTATTGACGGCGCATGTATTCAACAGCGAACTCGACCCCAGGTATCCGGCAACCTTGTCGGAAAGGACCGTTCATGGTGTGCTTCGAAAACAGCTCGGTTTTCAGGGGGTAGTCATCAGTGACGATCTGACCATGGGGGCCATCGCCGATCAGTACCGCCTTGAAGATGCGGTGGAAAAAGCTTTGAATGCCGGCGTCGACATCCTCCTTTTGGCCGACAACAGCCCGGACACCACCAGCCGCATGATTGCGATCATGCAAAAACTTATCGACTCCGGCCGTGTCACCCGGAAACGTATCGTGCAAGCCCTGAAACGTATCGATGACCTCAAGTCCCACCTGCGTTCCAATATACAGAGGCAGCCATGA
- the ltrA gene encoding group II intron reverse transcriptase/maturase, which produces MTIEEAEALVEMPGAMSEGSDRKSREYGIGASNVTACSESSWTEVATRLMEEVVSRGNMMAAYQRVVRNKGAAGIDGMPVGDLKTYLQEQWPRIKEELLTGTYQPQPVRKVEIPKPGGGMRMLGIPTVLDRLIQQALHQELMRLFEPEFSEHSYGFRPGRSAHQAVQSARRHVASGRRWAVDIDLEKFFDRMGHDILMSRVARKVKDRRVLGLIRRYLTVGVLEGGIISPRVQGTPQGGPLSPLLSNILLDEFDKELERRGHAFCRYADDCNIYVHSRRAAERVMTSLTRFLEQQLKLKVNRVKSAVGRPWERTFLGYSMTSHKKPRLKVAGSSVKRFKTSLREIFRRGRGRRLKRVIEESTPKLRGWIAYFRLAEVKGIFEDLDGWIRRKLRCILWRQWKRPFTRARNLMRRGLPEHRAWRSATNERGPWWNSGASHMHDALRKSYFDRLGLVSLVDYRRRFQCAL; this is translated from the coding sequence ATGACGATCGAAGAAGCAGAAGCCCTGGTTGAGATGCCGGGGGCTATGTCCGAGGGTAGCGACCGGAAGTCGCGAGAGTACGGCATCGGTGCGTCAAACGTCACGGCATGCAGTGAATCATCCTGGACGGAAGTGGCAACGCGGCTGATGGAAGAAGTCGTCAGTCGCGGCAACATGATGGCGGCTTACCAGCGAGTGGTCAGGAACAAGGGCGCGGCGGGCATCGACGGAATGCCGGTTGGCGACCTTAAGACCTACCTGCAGGAGCAGTGGCCGCGCATCAAAGAAGAACTGCTGACCGGAACCTACCAGCCTCAGCCGGTGCGGAAGGTGGAAATTCCCAAGCCCGGTGGCGGGATGCGTATGCTCGGCATTCCCACGGTGCTGGATCGGCTCATTCAGCAGGCGCTGCATCAGGAGCTGATGCGGCTGTTTGAACCGGAATTCTCCGAGCACTCCTACGGGTTTCGTCCCGGACGGAGCGCCCACCAAGCCGTTCAGTCCGCCCGCCGGCACGTAGCCTCCGGGCGGCGCTGGGCGGTCGATATCGACTTGGAGAAATTCTTTGACCGCATGGGCCACGACATACTCATGTCGCGGGTGGCCCGCAAAGTCAAAGACCGCCGGGTATTAGGGTTGATTCGCCGATATCTGACGGTCGGTGTGCTTGAAGGGGGGATTATTTCGCCAAGGGTACAGGGGACGCCGCAGGGCGGCCCTCTCTCGCCCCTGCTGTCGAACATCCTTCTCGACGAGTTTGACAAGGAACTGGAGAGGCGGGGCCATGCCTTCTGTCGCTATGCCGACGACTGCAATATTTACGTGCATAGTCGCCGGGCGGCCGAGCGAGTCATGACCTCGTTGACACGGTTTCTGGAACAGCAGCTCAAGCTCAAAGTCAACCGCGTCAAAAGCGCCGTTGGCCGCCCCTGGGAAAGAACCTTTCTAGGCTACAGCATGACCTCTCACAAAAAGCCCCGTCTGAAAGTGGCGGGATCTTCCGTGAAGCGGTTCAAGACTAGCCTGCGAGAAATCTTTCGGCGGGGAAGGGGACGCCGTCTCAAGCGGGTCATCGAAGAGTCCACTCCGAAGCTTCGAGGTTGGATCGCCTACTTTCGCCTGGCGGAGGTTAAGGGTATCTTCGAGGATCTTGATGGTTGGATCAGGCGGAAACTGCGCTGCATTCTGTGGCGACAGTGGAAGCGCCCCTTTACCCGAGCCAGGAATTTGATGCGGCGGGGATTGCCAGAGCATCGGGCGTGGCGATCCGCCACAAATGAGCGAGGCCCCTGGTGGAACTCAGGAGCCTCGCATATGCACGATGCACTTCGGAAATCCTACTTCGACAGACTGGGGTTGGTCTCGTTAGTAGATTACCGCAGACGCTTTCAGTGCGCTTTGTGA
- the nadB gene encoding L-aspartate oxidase — protein sequence MNITTDFLVIGSGIAGLSYALKVADFGQVAVVTKREISETATNLAQGGIASVLSSEDSFAAHVRDTMVAGVYLSDEDVVRMVVQRGPQAIADLINWGVRFSKKDDDTYDLTREGGHSRRRILHAKDMTGQEIERALVEAARNHPNITIYEHHICIDLITDAKAGSSEKRSNRCLGAHVLDIESRKVQTFGARVTVLATGGAGKVYLYTCNPDVATGDGIAMAYRAGATIADMEFMQFHPTTLYHPKAKSFLISESVRGEGAILRRRDGTAFMDQYHELKDLAPRDITARAIDNEMKIHGDESVFLDITHRDPEYIRNRFPHIYETCLKYGIDITTEAIPVVPAAHYVCGGVKVDKWGESDLVNLFAIGEVACTGLHGANRLASNSLLEGVVFAELVAQRSLGRIKEKHEVVPQVKPWDYGKATDSDEEVVVAHNWDEIRRCMWNYVGIVRTNKRLKRALRRLQMIKEEITEYYWDFYPTSDLIELRNIATVAELIVRCARQRRESRGLHYNIDYPERDDVHWKKDTLIRKKL from the coding sequence GTGAATATCACCACGGATTTTCTTGTTATCGGCAGCGGTATCGCCGGTTTGTCCTATGCTCTTAAGGTCGCTGATTTCGGTCAGGTGGCTGTGGTAACCAAACGGGAAATTTCCGAGACAGCAACCAATCTGGCGCAAGGCGGTATTGCTTCGGTTCTTTCGTCGGAAGACTCTTTTGCCGCCCATGTGCGCGATACCATGGTTGCTGGAGTCTATCTGTCGGATGAAGATGTGGTCCGCATGGTGGTGCAAAGAGGGCCTCAGGCTATCGCCGATTTGATCAACTGGGGTGTGCGTTTCAGCAAAAAAGACGATGACACCTACGATCTTACCCGTGAAGGCGGGCATAGCCGGAGGCGTATTCTGCATGCCAAGGACATGACCGGTCAGGAGATCGAACGGGCGTTGGTGGAAGCGGCCAGAAATCACCCCAACATCACGATCTACGAACACCATATCTGCATTGACCTGATTACCGATGCCAAGGCCGGGTCGAGCGAAAAACGATCCAATCGCTGTCTCGGCGCGCATGTTCTCGATATTGAAAGTCGCAAGGTGCAGACCTTCGGTGCGCGTGTGACGGTTCTCGCAACCGGCGGCGCCGGCAAGGTCTATCTCTATACCTGCAATCCCGACGTGGCGACCGGCGACGGGATCGCCATGGCTTATCGAGCCGGTGCCACCATTGCCGATATGGAGTTCATGCAGTTTCATCCCACCACCCTTTACCACCCTAAAGCCAAATCCTTTCTCATTTCTGAATCGGTACGTGGTGAAGGGGCGATTTTGCGGCGTCGGGACGGTACGGCCTTTATGGACCAGTATCATGAGCTGAAGGATCTGGCGCCGCGGGATATTACCGCCAGGGCGATCGACAACGAAATGAAAATTCACGGTGACGAGAGCGTTTTCCTCGATATTACCCACCGGGATCCCGAGTATATCCGCAACCGATTTCCCCATATCTATGAAACCTGTTTGAAGTACGGCATTGACATCACCACGGAAGCGATTCCGGTGGTACCTGCAGCGCATTACGTATGCGGTGGCGTGAAGGTCGACAAATGGGGGGAATCGGACCTGGTCAACCTGTTTGCCATCGGCGAAGTCGCGTGTACCGGGCTGCATGGTGCGAATCGCCTGGCCAGTAACAGCCTGCTCGAAGGCGTGGTTTTTGCCGAGCTGGTGGCGCAGCGTTCTTTAGGGCGGATCAAAGAAAAACATGAGGTGGTTCCCCAGGTGAAACCGTGGGATTACGGCAAGGCTACCGACAGCGACGAAGAGGTTGTGGTCGCCCATAACTGGGATGAAATCCGTCGTTGCATGTGGAATTATGTCGGTATCGTTCGGACCAATAAGCGTCTTAAACGCGCCTTGCGACGCCTTCAGATGATCAAGGAAGAGATTACCGAGTATTACTGGGACTTTTATCCCACCTCCGACCTTATCGAACTCCGGAATATAGCCACCGTCGCCGAACTGATCGTTCGCTGTGCCCGCCAGCGTCGTGAAAGTCGCGGATTGCATTACAATATCGATTATCCGGAGCGGGACGATGTGCATTGGAAAAAAGATACTTTGATACGTAAAAAATTATGA
- a CDS encoding Rossmann-like and DUF2520 domain-containing protein — MTPTTTMNIIGCGRLGKTLACLWRKHDMLQVQDVVNRSLPSAQAAIDFIGAGTACGAEELHPADITLIATDDASIAACAAQLDATGILRPGDIVFHCSGALGSEILAPLRRCKALLASVHPIKSFADPASATSSFPGTFCGIEGDRPATERLKPLFEGIGGKLLPLSGDTKTLYHAAMTISANYLVTLMQMSIETLEQAGLPAETALQVLEPMVRNTVDNIFTLGPGAALTGPIARRDGMIVKRHVDALRTWQPDMAKLYQALGRKTLEVAQNHKAAAAAKEQAMQNILKNGETD, encoded by the coding sequence ATGACACCGACGACAACCATGAACATCATCGGCTGCGGCCGTCTCGGTAAAACCCTGGCATGCCTATGGCGGAAACACGACATGCTGCAGGTGCAGGATGTCGTGAATCGCTCCCTGCCAAGTGCGCAGGCCGCGATCGATTTCATCGGTGCCGGCACAGCCTGCGGCGCCGAGGAACTGCATCCGGCCGATATCACCCTGATCGCAACGGATGACGCATCCATCGCAGCATGTGCAGCCCAACTCGACGCCACGGGTATCCTGCGTCCCGGCGACATCGTTTTTCATTGCAGCGGAGCTCTTGGTTCTGAAATATTGGCGCCGCTACGCCGCTGCAAAGCCCTACTTGCCAGTGTGCATCCCATCAAAAGTTTCGCCGACCCGGCTTCCGCCACCAGCAGTTTTCCCGGAACCTTCTGCGGCATTGAAGGGGATCGGCCTGCTACAGAACGCTTAAAGCCTCTATTTGAGGGCATTGGCGGTAAGCTGCTGCCCCTTTCCGGTGATACCAAGACCCTCTACCATGCCGCCATGACCATCAGCGCCAATTACCTGGTAACCCTGATGCAAATGAGCATTGAGACCCTTGAACAAGCCGGGTTACCGGCAGAAACGGCGTTGCAGGTTCTAGAACCCATGGTACGCAATACCGTGGACAACATCTTCACTCTCGGACCAGGCGCAGCCCTTACAGGCCCCATCGCGCGCCGTGACGGTATGATTGTCAAACGCCATGTGGACGCGCTCCGGACATGGCAACCGGACATGGCAAAACTCTACCAGGCCCTCGGCCGAAAAACGCTGGAAGTGGCCCAAAACCACAAAGCCGCTGCGGCCGCAAAAGAACAGGCTATGCAAAATATCCTGAAGAATGGCGAAACCGATTAG
- a CDS encoding ACT domain-containing protein, with protein MIAHQVSIFLENKPGRLEKVTAVLKNIGINIRAMTLSTSSAGWGILNLLVDHPETACDKLSEEGHPAVLREIVAVSMQDRAGALHDMLSVLAQAGLNVQNAYGTVLGDHQTAILIIDVENSQHVQRIFDSAGVQTLTAKQVYGL; from the coding sequence ATGATTGCCCATCAGGTTTCGATTTTTCTGGAGAACAAACCCGGTCGTCTCGAGAAGGTCACTGCCGTGCTTAAGAATATCGGCATAAATATTCGCGCCATGACCCTGTCGACCAGTTCGGCGGGATGGGGCATCCTCAACCTGCTGGTCGATCACCCCGAAACGGCCTGCGACAAACTGTCCGAGGAAGGTCATCCGGCGGTTCTGAGGGAAATCGTCGCCGTCAGCATGCAGGACCGGGCCGGGGCGCTGCACGATATGCTAAGCGTGCTGGCGCAGGCAGGTCTCAACGTACAGAACGCATACGGCACGGTGCTGGGCGACCACCAGACGGCGATACTTATCATCGATGTGGAAAACTCCCAGCACGTGCAGCGGATTTTTGATTCGGCCGGCGTGCAGACCCTCACCGCCAAACAGGTGTATGGACTTTAA